Proteins found in one Cloacibacillus sp. genomic segment:
- a CDS encoding TRAP transporter small permease, translated as MLHWLNEHFEESLMTALLFFITLIISYSVVMRYIFNDSPSWAEEITRFLFIWSAFLSIGLCIKRQSAIRIDILLTMVSEKTSKRLFAAVNLFIIAVMCYWLKGAVTVTGTLMDNGQTSPALLVPMWLVYGASVAGFAIAVFRSAQQFYINIREAGRSC; from the coding sequence ATGTTGCATTGGCTCAATGAGCATTTTGAAGAGTCGCTTATGACTGCGCTTTTGTTTTTCATCACGCTCATCATCTCGTACTCGGTCGTCATGCGTTATATATTCAACGACTCCCCGTCGTGGGCGGAGGAGATTACACGCTTTTTGTTCATCTGGTCGGCTTTTTTGAGCATTGGGCTCTGCATCAAGCGTCAGAGCGCCATACGCATAGACATTCTATTGACCATGGTGTCGGAGAAAACGTCTAAGCGCCTTTTTGCCGCCGTAAATCTTTTTATCATCGCAGTGATGTGCTACTGGCTAAAAGGGGCTGTTACGGTAACAGGGACTCTAATGGATAATGGGCAGACCAGTCCCGCATTGCTCGTTCCAATGTGGCTCGTCTACGGAGCATCTGTTGCGGGATTTGCGATTGCCGTTTTCCGCAGCGCGCAGCAGTTTTACATAAATATCAGGGAGGCTGGAAGATCATGCTAG